From Pleuronectes platessa chromosome 17, fPlePla1.1, whole genome shotgun sequence, one genomic window encodes:
- the LOC128460421 gene encoding hydroperoxide isomerase ALOXE3, protein MAEYKLQVSTGDMPSAGTWDHVSVTLIGSDGESEKTDLDNFGKDFCTGKTGTYSMKTSSSLGKLLLVKVEKDPRLFFQEDEWYCSTIEVTTPEGDAILFPCHRWISRGEYVELRGGRAMKFLEDDHPLLIEHRKKELTLQKSLYQWKPLAEGLLHISSFEHESELPAEIRFSQAKAEEMKNTTRRLGMKFKFKGMVGSTKKWENVEDLKRLFNFQKTPTSEYVAEHWKEDDFYGYQFLNGVNPTLIKRCSELPRNFPVTEEMVKPFLAEGSSLMREIGKGNIFLYDQKKLDGIPTYVYNGESLTVTSGLCLFYLNPENKLMPIAIQLHQQPSEKNPIFLPSDLETDWLLAKMFIKNADTLDHEAVHHLMNTHFMGEVYTVATLRCFPVIHPLYKLLIPHCKSTLDINIRARTRLMGPDGIFKISTTGLEGTIEIMRRSLREMTYSSVCLPENIAARGLESIPNYYYRDDGLKLWSIINSFVRAAVEYYYPSDTDVCKDTELQDWINEIFTYGLLGNKASGFPDCFRSIEELIKFITMVIFTVSVQHAAVNSGQFDYFFWTPNSTLLLHKPPPTTKGHSSMETIMETLPNVGETVVMSVLINQLSGEYSDVVPLGQYPEKRFDEPELTQVILEFQAELSYLGEEIMNRNSQLELPYDYLLPSHIDNSVSI, encoded by the exons ATGGCTGAGTACAAGCTTCAGGTGTCAACAGGTGACATGCCAAGTGCAGGAACATGGGATCATGTTTCTGTCACTCTAATTGGAAGTGacggagagagtgagaaaactGATCTGGACAACTTTGGCAAAGACTTCTGCACAGGGAAA ACCGGGACCTACTCGATGAAAACCAGTTCATCTCTGGGGAAACTCCTGCTGGTCAAGGTGGAGAAGGATCCCCGTCTCTTTTTCCAAGAAGACGAGTGGTACTGCTCCACCATAGAGGTGACGACTCCAGAGGGAGACGCAATTCTCTTCCCCTGTCACAGATGGATTTCCAGGGGAGAGTATGTGGagctgagaggagggagag CCATGAAGTTTTTAGAGGACGACCATCCCCTGTTGATTGAACATCGGAAAAAAGAGCTGACACTTCAAAAGAGCTTGTACCA gtggAAGCCTCTCGCTGAAGGACTACTCCACATAAGCAGTTTTGAACATGAGTCTGAGCTACCAGCTGAAATTCGCTTCTCTCAGGCCAAAGCggaggaaatgaaaaacacaaccagACGACT TGGAATGAAGTTCAAATTTAAGGGAATGGTCGGATCCACCAAAAAATGGGAAAATGTCGAAGACCTGAAAAGACTCTTTAACTTCCAAAAGACACCAACATCAG AGTACGTTGCAGAGCACTGGAAGGAGGATGACTTTTACGGATACCAGTTTCTGAACGGAGTCAACCCCACTTTGATCAAGCGCTGTTCAGAGCTTCCCAGAAACTTCCCTGTCACAGAGGAGATGGTGAAGCCGTTCCTGGCTGAGGGCAGCAGTCTGATGAGGGAAATTggg AAAGGCAATATATTCCTCTATGACCAAAAGAAGCTGGATGGAATCCCCACTTATGTCTACAATGGAGAATCTCTGACTGTGACTTCTGGTCTCTGTTTGTTCTACTTGAACCCAGAAAACAAACTGATGCCAATTGCAATACAG CTGCATCAACAGCCCTCAGAGAAGAATCCCATCTTTCTGCCCAGCGACCTGGAGACCGACTGGCTGCTGGCCAAGATGTTTATCAAAAACGCAGATACACTGGATCATGAAGCCGTCCATCACCTCATGAATACTCACTTCATGGGAGAGGTCTACACTGTGGCCACTCTGCGCTGCTTCCCTGTGATTCATCCCCTCTACAAG CTGTTGATTCCACACTGTAAGTCCACTCTCGACATAAACATTAGAGCCCGTACACGTCTAATGGGACCTGATGGGATCTTCAAAATA AGTACAACTGGACTTGAGGGGACGATAGAGATCATGAGGAGGTCCCTCCGTGAAATGACCTACAGCTCCGTCTGTCTGCCAGAGAACATCGCTGCACGAGGACTGGAGTCAATCCCCAACTACTACTACAGAGATGATGGATTGAAGCTGTGGTCCATCATCAACAG CTTTGTGAGGGCGGCAGTGGAGTACTACTATCCCTCAGACACTGACGTCTGTAaagacacagagctgcaggattgGATCAATGAGATATTCACCTACGGCCTCTTGGGAAACAAAGCCTCAG GATTCCCAGACTGCTTTCGTTCCATCGAGGAATTGATCAAATTCATCACCATGGTCATCTTCACAGTGTCGGTTCAACACGCAGCAGTCAATAGTGGACAG TTTGACTACTTCTTCTGGACGCCGAATTCCACCTTGCTATTGCACAAACCTCCTCCGACCACCAAGGGGCACTCAAGCATGGAGACAATTATGGAGACCCTCCCGAATGTTGGAGAGACTGTCGTCATGTCAGTGTTGATAAATCAACTTTCAGGCGAATACAGTGATGTt GTTCCTTTGGGTCAATATCCTGAGAAAAGATTTGACGAGCCTGAGCTTACACAGGTGATTCTGGAGTTTCAAGCGGAGTTGTCATACCTCGGTGAAGAAATCATGAATAGAAACTCTCAGCTTGAACTGCCCTATGACTACCTGCTCCCTTCTCACATTGATAACAGCGTGTCTATTTGA
- the LOC128460419 gene encoding F-box only protein 30, translated as MEKDHIHCISCVNQRCMVRPEPGISCDLISCPHVCGAVFHSCKAGEHHLLCPLLRVPCLNSGYGCPAMLVRNQMYGHLEVCPAGVVCCTMEWNRWPISCLDYTSYESLSRGVEEVEQLDMALALQDQRTLLESLKVISIAPTAEGQPHVPVGKETRVKNSPAPAPGSAKEKIASGINGLNEENFGKLYEATVETARSLAAALDFVSSAGSVDSSSVCVNRGASGQERRSSSSTDLQNRLEDKAEADGVMKREMEEKSVCSSCLSGNVAPKTKGPQSGVTGACLDAASSAEVRGDMNAGVSQEAGKLHMSSPLHVSPGVAQRAGHVVLEDRGLVLLESHVSERRFHNYQYFRGQSQYPLPNGRVGFHPDRSPYRLRPKMEDKAVDTSDLEQDDDPMGLGEIDLITAALLFCLEESRECRRISDTVYVDGYCVNFGTQTFTFPAAILVTNTRVGDMASASACDHAAPQLAYPSPFRTLRLGLVLEALEVEAVPHNRYLPSNPRYQHMFPFVCGQSFRRDQFSSHFTNVHGDIHAGLNGWMEHRCPLAYYGCTFSQRRFYPSTQGAKVVHDRHLRSFGVQPCPRAKLPNDSQSDQFSGLPNEILWHIAGFLDSFSLCQLSLVSRTMREVCASLLQTRGIVELQWERGQGTGAHGTVSWQTKNRVWRFSTAFSPVSSWGFTDLPSMSDHLKKCHYNTVEHKTEPIPLPAMCTARDGPSLRRVLRPVCT; from the exons ATGGAGAAGGATCATATTCACTGCATCTCCTGTGTCAACCAGAGATGCATGGTCAGACCTGAACCAGGCATTTCTTGTGATCTCATCTCCTGTCCTCATGTGTGTGGGGCAGTATTTCACTCCTGCAAAgctggcgagcaccatcttctttgcccACTACTGAGGGTCCCCTGTCTAAACAGTGGCTATGGCTGCCCCGCCATGCTGGTACGCAACCAAATGTATGGTCACCTCGAGGTGTGTCCAGCCGGCGTGGTGTGCTGTACTATGGAGTGGAATAGATGGCCCATTAGCTGCCTGGACTATACCTCCTATGAGAGCCTCAGTCgcggggtggaggaggtggagcagctggacatGGCACTCGCTCTTCAGGATCAGCGTACACTCCTCGAGTCCCTTAAGGTGATTTCCATTGCACCTACTGCAGAGGGACAGCCACATGTTCCAGTTGGTAAGGAGACCAGGGTAAAGAACTCGCCAGCGCCTGCCCCAGGTTCGGCCAAGGAGAAGATTGCCAGTGGAATTAATGGCTTGAACGAGGAGAACTTCGGTAAACTGTATGAGGCCACAGTTGAGACTGCAAGAAGTTTAGCTGCTGCTTTAGACTTTGTCAGCAGTGCTGGTTCTGTTGAtagcagctcagtgtgtgtaaaCAGAGGAGCTTCTGGGCAGGAGAGAAGAtcgagcagcagcacagacctTCAGAATAGACTGGAAGACAAAGCAGAGGCTGACGGTGTGatgaaaagagagatggaggagaaaagtGTTTGTTCTAGCTGTTTAAGTGGAAACGTTGCTCCTAAAACAAAGGGACCTCAGTCAGGAGTAACAGGGGCCTGTTTAGATGCAGCCTCTTCTGCCGAGGTGCGGGGTGACATGAATGCTGGTGTTTCTCAGGAAGCAGGGAAGCTTCATATGTCGTCTCCACTGCATGTCAGCCCAGGTGTGGCACAGAGGGCTGGTCACGTGGTCCTGGAAGACAGGGGGCTAGTCCTATTAGAAAGCCATGTGTCTGAGCGGAGGTTCCACAACTACCAGTATTTCAGAGGTCAGAGCCAATATCCGTTACCAAACGGACGGGTAGGTTTCCACCCAGACAGGTCACCATATAGATTGCGACCCAAAATGGAGGACAAGGCAGTGGATACCTCCGATCTGGAGCAGGACGACGACCCAATGGGTCTAGGAGAGATTGATTTGATCACAGCAGCACTGCTCTTCTGTCTAGAAGAGTCTAGGGAGTGTAGGAGGATCTCTGACACAGTCTATGTTGATGGCTACTGCGTCAACTTTGGCACACAGACGTTCACTTTCCCCGCAGCAATCTTGGTAACAAACACAAGAGTGGGAGACATGGCCTCTGCATCTGCCTGTGATCATGCTGCCCCCCAGCTCGCCTACCCAAGCCCTTTCCGCACCCTCCGCCTCGGCCTTGTCCTGGAagctctggaggtggaggcggtCCCACATAACCGTTACCTCCCTTCAAACCCCCGCTACCAACACATGTTCCCCTTCGTCTGTGGCCAGTCATTCCGCCGGGACCAGTTTTCTTCCCATTTCACCAACGTCCACGGTGACATCCACGCTGGTCTCAATGGTTGGATGGAGCACCGCTGTCCACTAGCCTATTATGGCTGCACATTTTCCCAACGGAGGTTTTACCCATCCACCCAGGGGGCCAAGGTGGTTCACGACAGACACCTGCGGTCCTTCGGGGTTCAGCCTTGCCCAAGGGCCAAACTTCCAAATGACTCCCAGTCTGACCAATTTAGCGGGCTTCCCAATGAGATACTGTGGCACATAGCTGGGTTCCTGGACAGTTTCAGTCTGTGTCAGCTATCACTGGTTTCCCGGACTATGAGGGAGGTGTGTGCCAGTCTCCTGCAGACCAGGGGTATAGTGGAGCTGCAGTGGGAGCGGGGACAAGGAACTGGTGCTCATGGCACTGTGTCATGGCAGACCAAAAATAGA GTGTGGAGATTCAGCACTGCCTTCAGCCCCGTGTCGTCCTGGGGTTTCACCGATCTCCCCAGCATGTCGGACCACCTGAAGAAGTGCCACTACAACACGGTGGAGCACAAGACAGAGCCCATTCCCCTTCCTGCCATGTGCACTGCACGCGACGGACCATCGCTGCGTCGGGTCCTGCGTCCCGTTTGCACCTGA